The nucleotide sequence CGAGGCGAAGATGGCGGTTTTCCGGAACCAGGGTCCGTCCGACACCGCGGTCGTCAACGCCGACGACCCCGAGGTGACCGCGCGCCTGGGCTCGATCGCAGCGCGGCTCCTCCCGTTCTCCGTGTCGCGGACCCTTACGGAGGGAGCCTTCCTTTCCGGCGGGGAGATGGTGCTCCGGAAGCCTTCCGGAGAGGAGCGGTATCCCCGGAGGATCCTGAAGATCCCCGGTCTGCAGAACGTGGAGAACGCACTTGCGGCGATCGCCGTCGCCCGTTCGATGGGGGTCCCGCCGTCGGCCGTGCTCGCGGAGCTCGAACGGTTTCCGGGACTGCCGCATCGGGTCGAGTTCGTCCGATCGGTCGCGGGAGTGTCGTACTACAACGATTCCAAGGGGACGAACGTGGGCGCCGTCCTCGCCGCCCTCGACGGATTCCCCGAGCCGGTGGTCCTGATCGCGGGAGGAAAGGACAAGGGGGTGGATTTCCGGCCCCTGCGGGCCCCCCTCGGAAGAAAGGCCCGGGCCGTCGTCCTTCTCGGGGAGGCCAGGGAAAGAATGGCGAAGGAACTGGCGGGGGCGGCGCCGATCATCGTGGTCGGCACGCTCGCCGAGGCGGTGCGCGCCGCGGCCGAAGCCGCCCGAAAGGGGGACGCGGTCGTCTTCTCGCCGGCGTGCTCGAGCTTCGACATGTTCCGGAACTTCGAGGAGCGCGGAGAGGTGTTCCGCAAGACCGTGGAGGAACTGCCCGGATGATCCTCGGGAAACGCCATGAGAACCTGATCCTCGCGCTGTGCGCCCTGTCGCTGACGGTTCTCGGCATGATCATGATCTACAGCGCGACGAACGTCATGGCGGGTTCGTCTGCCCGGTACGGGTTCGACCCGGCGTACTTCTTCAAACGCCAGGTCCTGTTCCTGGCGATCGGGATCGCGCTCGCCATGGGCCTGTCGCGCCTCGACCACGACTTCTACCGCCGCTGGATCGGGTGGATCGTCGGGGCCGCCTTCCTGCTTCTGCTGATGGTGTACGTTCCCGGGGTCAGGCACACGGCGAACGGCGCGTCCCGGTGGATCAACCTGCGCCTCTTCACCTTCCAGCCGTCCGAGTTCGCGAAATTCGCCTTGCTCGCCTTCGCCGCGTGGGCCATCGACCGGAACGGAGGGAAACCGAGGCAGGGGTACCGCTCGTTCCTCCCGATGCTGGCGGTGATGGGGATGTTCGTCGCGGTGATCCTGAAGGAGCCGGACTTCGGGATGGCCGTCGTGATCATCGCGTCGTTCCTCGTGGTCGTTTTCATCGCCGGTTTCCCCTGGAAGCTCCTGGCCGCCTTCGCAGGCGCGGGGGTCGTGGGCGCCGTACTTCTCATCCTTGCAAAGCCGTACCGGGTCGCGCGGATCCAGGCGTTCCTCGACCCGATCTCGCAGGCCCGGACGGCGGGGTACCAGGTCGTGCAGTCCCTGATCGCCTTTTCCAACGGGGGTCTCCTCGGGACGGGCGTCGGCGGGGGGAAGCAGAAGCTGTTCTACCTGCCGGAGATGCACACCGACTACATCTTTTCGGTGATCGGGGAGGAGCTGGGGTTCGTCGGCGTGACGCTGGTCGGCGCGTGCTTCGTCACCCTGGTGTGGGTGGGGTACCGGATTGCGCGCCGGGCGCGGGATCCGTTCGGCATGTATCTCGCCATTGGGGTTTCCTCCGTGATCGGAATCCAGGCGCTGATGAACATGATGGTGGGGCTTTCGATGCTTCCCCCGAAGGGGATGGTGCTGCCGTTCCTGAGCTACGGGGGGAGTTCCCTGATCCTGCACCTTGCGGCGATCGGCGTTCTGATGAACATATCCCTGAAGGGGGCGGATGGCATTGCCACTGCGGATGATCGTAGCCGGGGGAGGGACCGGTGGGCACGTCTTTCCGGGGATCGCCCTTGCTGAAGCGTTTCTCTCCCTCTGTCCCGACGGCACCGTCTCCTTCGTCGGGACGAGGGAAGGTCTCGAGGCGCGGGCCGTTCCGGAGAGGGGGTACCCGATCGACTTCGTCCCCTCCGGTCCGGTGCGGGGGAAGGGGATCGGGGCCCTTCGGGGCGCCCTCCGGATGGCGCTCGGGTTTCCAGCGGCGGTGGCGGTCTTGAGGCGGCTCCGTCCCCACCTTGTCTTCGGCGTGGGGGGATACGCCTCGGTTCCGGTCGCGCTTTCCGCCGTGCTCCTGGGCGTCCCGCTGTTCCTGCAGGAGCAGAACAGCGTGCCCGGCCGTTCGAACCGGTACCTGGCCCGGCATGCGGTCCGGGTGTTCGCGGGCTTTTCGGGCGCGGTCCCCTTTTTCCCCCCCGGTCGGGTGGAGGTCACGGGGAACCCGGTCCGCCCGGAGATCGTCGCGGCGGCCCGCGCGTGCGGACGGGAGGAACCGCCGGAGACGCCGTTCACCGTGCTGGCGCTCGGAGGTTCGCAGGGGGCGCGGGCGATCAACACCCGGGTGCTGATGATGGCCCGGAGAGCGAAGCGGGAGGGGACGGCGATCCGGTTTCTGCTGCAGACAGGAGCGCGGGAGCACGAGGCGGTGGCGCGTTCGGCGCGCGAGGAGGCCCTCCCGGTGGAGCCGTTTCCGTTCACCGACCGGATCGGCGATTGGTTCCCTCGATGCCACGCCGTGCTGATGCGCGCGGGGGCCCTCTCCATCGCGGAGGCGGCGCTCTTCGGCCGTCCTTGCGTGCTCGTTCCGTACCCGTTCGCGGCGGACGACCACCAGGCGAGGAACGCGAAAGAGTTCTGCGCGTCCGGCGCCGGAACGTGGCTGCCGGAAGGCGAGGCGACGGAGGCGGCGCTCTGGTCGGCGCTGTGGAGCCTCGGCGGCGATCGGGTCGCGCGGGAGCGCGCGGGAGCGGCGGCGGTTTCCTTCTCCCGCCCAGATGCGGCGGTTTCGGCGGTCCGCGCGGCGCTGCGGCTGTCCGGGAACCTTTCCGGCGAGGAGGTCGCGCCGAATGTATAGGAAGGGACTCCCCATCCACTTCGTCGGGATCGGCGGAATCGGGATGAGCGGGATCGCGGAACTGCTCCTGAACCTCGGGTACCGGGTGTCGGGGTCCGATCTGCGACGCTCCGACACGACGGAGCGGCTCGAGCGGCTCGGGGCGGTGGTGCGGACGGGGCACTCCGCCTCGAACGTCCCCGAGGGAGGTCATGTGGTCGTCGTCTCCTCGGCGGTACGTCCCGATAATCCCGAGGTCCTCGAGGCGCACCGCCGGAAGATCCCGGTGATCCCGCGCGCCGAGATGCTGGCGGAGTTGATGCGGATGAAGTACGGCATCGCGATCGCCGGAACACACGGGAAGACCACGACCACCTCGATGATCGCCACGGTGTTGGCGACGGCCGGCTGGGACCCGACGGCGGTCGTGGGTGGAAAGCTGAACAGCCTCGGATCGAACGCGAAGCTGGGGTTGGGGGAGTTTCTCGTCGCGGAGGCGGACGAGAGCGACGGCTCGTTCCTGAAACTCTCGCCCACGGTGGCGGTGGTCACCAACATCGACCCGGAGCACCTCGATTTCTACTCGGGGATCGGGCAGATCAAGGAGACGTTCCTTCACTTCATCAACAAGGTCCCCTTCTACGGGTTCTCGGTCCTTTGCATCGATCACCCCAATGTCCAGGAGTTGATCCCCTCCGTGGAGAAGACCTTCGTCACCTACGGGTTCTCCCGTTCCGCGGACTATCGTGCGGAAGACGTGGTCGCCTCCGGGATGGCGAACCGGTTCACCGTCTTCGCCAGGGGCGAGCGGCTCGGCGAGGTCCTCCTCCGGGCCCCCGGGCGCCACAACGTCAGCAACGCCCTCGCGGCGGCGGCGGTCTCTCTGGAACTCGGGATCCCGTTCGAGCAGGTGCGCGCGGGGCTGTCCGCGTACGCCGGGGTGGGACGGCGCTTCGAGGTGAAGGGAGAGATCGACGGCGTTACGGTGGTGGACGATTACGGCCACCACCCGGCGGAGGTCCGGGCGACCCTCGCCGCGGCGCGGGAGGTCTGGCACGGCCGGCGGATCGTGGTCGGATTTCAACCGCATCGGTACTCGCGCACCCGGGCGCTGTTCAGGGAATTCCTCTCGGCGTTCCAGGACGCGGACGTGCTGCTCGTATTCGACGTGTACTCCGCGGGGGAGGAGCCGATCGAGGGCGCCACCGGCGAGGCGCTGTGTTCCGCGGTCCGGGAGCACGGCCACCGGGAGGCAAGGTATCTGGGAAAATCCGCCGGAGCGGGGGAGGCGGTTCGCGTCCTCCTGCGACCCGGGGATATCTTTCTGACGATGGGGGCCGGCGATGTCTGGAAACTGGGCGAAAGCCTTCTCCCGCGGTAGCCGCGGGAGAGGCAGGGAGGCCGTAGTGGTCGTGCGGAACATCGAGGTAGCGCTCCAGGTGAAGCTGCGGGAGTACACCACCATCGGGATCGGGGGCCCCGCCGATCGGCTGGTGTTTCCCCGATCGGCGGCACAGGTCCGGGAGGTCGTCGTGGCGGAGGGCCGTTCGGGTCGCCCCGTCCACGTCCTGGGGGCGGGATCGAATCTCCTGGTGGCGGACGGCGGCGTCTCGGCCACCGTCCTGTGCATGAAGAAGCACCTCTCCAAGGTGGTGTTCCTCTCCGACGGGTCCGTGGTCGCCGAGGCGGGAGTGATGCTTCCCCGGCTGGCCGTGCTCTGCGCCTTGTCCGGACGTTCGGGAATGGAGACGCTCTCCGGGATCCCAGGAACGGTGGGAGGCGCGCTGTCGATGAACGCCGGGGCCTACGGGCAGAGCATCGGGGAGCGGACGGAGTGGGTGGAGGTCGTCGACGCCGAGGGGGAAATCCACAGGGTCGAGGCGCGGGCGATCCGGTTCGGGTACCGGGAGACGAAATTTCCCGCCCAGGGGATCGTGGTGCGGGCCGGGTTCCGTTTCGGCCCCGGGACGAGGGAGACCGTGTTCGAGCGGATGCGGCAGATCAACGAGAAGCGTCGCGCCAGCCAGCCGTGGGGAGAGAAGACCTTCGGATCCGCGTTCCGCAATCCTCCGGGGGCGGGCGAAAGCGCGGGGGAGCTGCTCGAGCGGGCGGGGATGAAGGGCGAGGGGGAAGGGGACGCCTGTTTCTCCCCGAAGCACGCCAACTTCCTCGTGAACCGGGGGCGCGCCACCTCGGCGGAGGTCCGACGGCTCCTGTCCCGCGCCCAGAGCGCGGTGCGGATGTCCTGCGGCGTCCTGCTCCTGCCCGAGGTGAAAATGTGGGGGGACTTCGATGTCTGAACGGGTAGCGTTCGCCGGGAGGAAAGTGGGCGTGTTCCTGGGCGGGGTCTCCGCGGAGCGGGAAGTCTCCCTCCGGACGGGAGCGGCCGCCGCGGCGGCCCTGCGGCGACTCGGGTGCGACGTCCGCGAGATCGACCTGCGGGAGGATTGGCTGGGCGCGGTTCGGGACGCGGGCGTCGACGTCGCATTCCTCGCCCTGCACGGGCGGTTCGGGGAGGACGGCTGCATCCAGGCCGCGTGCGAACTCGCCCGGCTCCCGTACACGGGGTCCGGGGTCGCGGCATCGGCCATCGCGATGAGCAAACTTCTCGGGAAGCGGATGGCCGCCTCGGCGGGTGTGCCTTGCGCGCCGGACGCGGTCTACGAGGGGGCGGATCGCTCGGGGGCGAAACCGCCGGAGTTCGGCTTCCCCCTCGTGGTGAAGCCCGACAGGGAAGGGTCCACCGTCGGCATCTCGATCGTCCGGGGGGCGGACCAGTGGGAAGCGGCGCTGGCCGAGGCGGCGAAGCACGACAGCCGCATCCTTGCGGAACGATTCATTCCCGGCCGGGAGATCACCGTGGGGATCCTGAACGGGAAGGTCCTCCCCGCGATCGAGATCGTTCCGAAGTCCGGCTTCTACGACTACCGGTCCAAGTACACCGCGGGCCGGACGGAGTACGTGATCCCGGTGCCGATGGACAGGGACATTCTCCTCCGTGCCGCCGAGTACACGCGGCGCGCCGCCCGGGCGATGGGGCTGCGGGGGGCCGCGCGGCTCGACTATCGCGTCGACCCGGCGGGGAACGTCCTCTTCCTCGAGGCGAACACGATCCCGGGGATGACCGAGACGAGCCTCCTCCCCAAGGCGGCGAAGTTCGACGGACTGTCCTTCGACGACCTCGTCGCCGCCATCCTTTCCGACGCGGGGCTCGGAAAATAGATGATCGAGTACCGCGCATACCACAAGACCCGTCCCGGAAGGGGGCGAAACGGCGGGCGCGCCGTGCGGAAGAAGGACAAGGCACGGGGCGGGGAGCCGAACCCGTTGCGGGCGCGGCTTCGCCTCATCGGATGGATCGCCGCCGGCCTGCTCGCCGTCGGGTCCACCGGCGTGGCGTTCGCCTCCGCCTACTCCTGGCTCACGCGTTCGCCGCTCTTCACGGTGCGCACCGTCGACATGAACCGGTGCGCGAACGTCTCGCTCGAGGAAGTGTGGGCGATCGTCCGCGGCGACGGCTCAGGCATCCTCTGGTCCGTTCCGGCGAAGGAAATCGCACGGCGCCTGTCCGGGGGCCCTTGGGTCCGCTCCGTTTCGGTCCGCAAGTCCTTTCCGGACCGCCTGGTGGTGCGGATCCAGGAACGCACGCCGGTCGCCATGGTGAACCTGGACGCCCTCTACTACCTCGATGAGGAGGGCCGCCCGTTCAAGCGGCTGACCGCGTACGATCCGAAGAACCTCGCCATCGTGACGGGATTTTCGCGGAAGGAACTCGTCCGGAAGGATCCGGTGACGATGCGGGATCTGCGGAAGACGCTCGACCTGCTGCGGGGCGTCGAGGCGGGCGCGCTTCGCCGGAACGTGTCCGAGATCCATTTCGATGCGCAGGACGGCTACACGGTGGTGACGCGGGACGCCGGGTTGCAGCTGAAGGTCGGCACAATCGACGTAAAGGAGGCGATCCGCCGGATCGAGGCGGCCATGCCCAGGATATCGGGGATGCCCCGGCCTTCGGGAATCGCCGATCTCAAGACAGAGGGCCGCGTCTTCATGCGGCCGGGGGAGTGAATGGACACGAAAACGAATGATCAGGTGATTGCGGGGCTGGACGTCGGGTCGAGCCGGGTGACCACGGTCCTGGGCAGGAAGACGCAGGACGTCGTGGAGATCCTCGGGATGGGGGAGTGCCCCACGGAGGGGATGCGGAGGGGGGCCGTGGTGAACGTCGATGCCACGGTGAAGTCGATCCGGCAGAGCGTCACGGAGGCGGAACGGATGACCGGGCTGACGGTCGAGTCGGCCTTCGTCGGGATCTCCGGACCGCTCATCAAGTCGTTCAACAGCCACGCGGCCATCTCGGTGAAGAACGAACACGAGGTTACCGACGCCGACTTCACCCGGGTCCTCGAGATCGCGCGCACGGTGGAGCTTCCCAACGACAGGGAGATCCTGCACGTCCTCACGCAGGAGTTCATCGTCGACGACATGGCAGGGATCAGGGACCCCCGGGGGATGACCGGGATCCGTCTCGACGCCCGCGTGCACGTCGTGACCAACGACGTCCCCGGGGCCCGAAACATGGCGCGTTGCGTGGATAAGGCGGACCTCGACGTCGACAGCTTCGTCCTCTCCCCGCTGGCGTCGGCGGAGGCGGTGCTCACCCCGGAGGAGCGCGAGGTCGGCGTGGCGCTGATGGACTTCGGCAGCGGGACCGTGGAGGTCGTGATCTTCTTCAACGGCTCCCTGCGGCACACGTTCGTCCTTCCCCTCGGAGGGAGCATTATCACCTCCGACATCGCGATCGGGCTGAAGCTTCCCCAGTCGGACGCGGAGATCCTGAAGGTCTCCTCGGGATGCGCGATGATCCAGAAGGTGCGCCGGGACGAGCTGGTCGAATTGCCGGGGGTGGGCGGGCGGCTTCCCCGTCCGATCCGCCGGCAATATCTCAGCGAGATCATCGAGCCGCGGGCGGAGGAGATCTTCACCCTCCTGCGGAAGGAGATCCTACGGTCCGGGTTCGAGGAAAACCTCGGGGCCGGGGTGGTGCTCACCGGCGGCGGGTCGAAGCTGGACGGCCTCACCGACCTCGGGGAGCGGGTGTTCAATCTCCCCTTCCGGAGGGGGAACCCGATCGGGATCGGAGGATTGGTCGAGGTCGTGAATGGTCCGGCGTACGCCACGGCGGTGGGGCTGGTCCAGTACGGCGCGAAGGCGTCGGAGAGGGTCTACCGGTCGGCGGAGGCCCTGTCAGGCGATGGGGTGATCGACCGGGTCAAGCGGTACCTGTCGGAATTCTTCTGATACGGAAACGGGGGGAAAAGGAGGAACGGATGGCCAGAACGGAGAAGGAGACGAGTGGGAACCGGATGTTCACGATCGTCGAGGAGAACCGCTGCCACGCCGTCATCAAGGTGTTCGGCGTGGGCGGCGGCGGCGGAAACGCGATCAACACCATGATCGAGGAAGGGCTGCAAGGCGTCGAGTTCATCGCCGCGAACACCGACGCGCAGGCGCTGTCGCGCAGCCTGGCGCCCCTCAAGCTCCAACTGGGGGCCCGGCTGACCAAGGGGCTCGGCGCGGGCGCCAACCCCGACATCGGCCGCCAGGCGGCCCTGGAGGACCGCGACCTGATCCGCGAATCCCTCACCGGCGCGGACATGGTGTTCATCACGGCGGGCCTGGGAGGCGGCACGGGGACCGGCGGGGGGCCGGTGGTCGCCGAAGTGGCGAAGGAGGTCGGGGCGCTCACGGTCGCGATCGTGACCCGGCCGTTCGGCTTCGAGGGGTCCACCCGGAAACGGCAGGCGGACGGGGGGACGAAGGAGTTTCGCAGCCTCGTGGACACGATCATCGTCATCCCGAACGAGAAGCTGCTCCTGATCGCCGGGAAGGAGATGCGCTTCGTCGAGGCGTTCCGCAAGGCGGACGACGTCCTTTTCCAGGCGGTCCGCGGGATCTCCGAGCTGGTCACGAAGCCCGGCTACATCAACCTCGATTTCGCCGACGTGAAGACGATCATGTCGGGGATGGGGGTGGCGCTCATGGGGACGGGGACGGCCTCCGGCCAGAACCGGGCGGTCGCGGCCGCCGAGAAGGCGATCTCCAGCCCGCTCCTCGAAGACGTCTCGATCCGCGGAGCCCGGGGCGTCCTGATCAACATCACCGCCGGGACGTCCCTGTCCCTGAGCGAGGTGAACGACGCGGCGAGCCTGGTCCGCGAGGAGGCTTCCGACGAGGCGAACATCATTTTCGGGACGGTGATCGACGAAACGCTGGGGGACGAACTGAAGGTCACGGTGGTAGCGACCGGGTTCGACCTGGGCGTCACGGACGGGGCGTGGAGGAACCCGCGGAGGGGGATCAAGCTGGTCAGCCGGCCCGACGATCTGGAGACGCCGACGTTCCTTCGGGCCGGGTCCCCGAAGACGTTCGACGAGCGACTGGAGGATCTTCCCCTGATCGACAAGGAGGCGGAGATCGAGTCGCTCGACGAGTTCGAGATTCCCACGTTCCTCCGTCGGCGGGTGGAGTAGCCGGCGGAACTTTCGTGCTGCGTTTCATGGATACGGTTGCATTCGAGTGCCGCTGCATCCGCCCCGGCTGCGTTGCGCTCCCTCACCGTACTTGTCAAGTACGCCTCGGTCTCGACGCCTTGCCGGATGCGGCGCATCGACCCTCTCGGTGCGACACCGTATCCATGAAGCGCAACACTTAGTCGTGGGAAGGCCGCGCCGCTGGGGCGTCGGGCCCGCGAACGAGATCTTCGCCGTACGCAAGGATTGGGGAGCCGGAATCCGCGTCGCGCTCGTCTACCCCAACCGGTACGCGGCGGGAATGTCGAACCTCGGGTTCCTCCTGATCCACGCCCGGATCAACGCGCGCCCGGACGCCCTTTGCGAACGGGTTTTCCTTTCAGACGACGGGCGACGGCGCGCCCCGCGGCGGGGGCCGGGGACCGGTTCCGCGAATTCGCCCGCCGGGGGGAGGACGCTCGAGAGCGGGCGCCCCCTCTCCTCGTTCGATGTCGTCGCCGTCTCCCTTTCCTACGAGAACGACCTGCTGAACGTCCCGGCGATCCTCGCCGCGGGCGGGGTTCCCCCGTTCCGGGAGGATCGTGTCGCCTCCGGCGGCCGGCACCCCCTCGTCGTCGCCGGAGGGTTCGCCGCGTCGCTCAATCCCGAGCCGGCCGGGGTCTTCGCCGACGCCGTGGTCGTGGGCGACGGGGAGCGCGCGATGGACCGCCTTCTTGACCATGGCCCCGGCCCGGCGGGGGACCCCGGCTACCTCCGGGTCCTCGCCGCGATCCCGGGAGTATACGTCCCCGGGGGATACCGGCCGGAATACGACGAGTCGTCCCCCGCGATCCGGGCCTCCGGCGGACTTCCGGCGCTCCGGGCGATCGGACCGCTTCCGGGGTTCCCCGCTCGCGTCGCGCGCGAGGTTCTCGATCTTCGCTCGCTTTCCCCGGCCCCGCCCGTCCTCCTGTCGGAGGAGACGGAACTGGGAAGCATGTCCCTCGTCGAGACTTCCCGCGGCTGCCCGAGGATGTGCGGGTTCTGCGCCGCGGCCCACGCCTGCCCCTCCTTCCGGGAGTTTCCTGTCGACCGGGTGCGCGCTGCCGTCGACGCGGCGTGGCCGTACCGCAGGAAGGTGGGGTTCATCGGCGCCGCGGTTCTGGACTGGGGTCCCTTCCGGGAGCTGGCGCGGGAGATCCTCGACCGGGGAGGGACGGTTTCACCGGCCTCCGTGCGCGCGGACCTCGTCGACGAGGAGGTCGCGGAGATCCTCGCGCGGAGCGGACACCGCACGGTGGCGCTGGCCCCGGAGTGCGGCGACGCCCGGCTGCGCGCGCGGGTGGGGAAGCGCGTGCCGGACGAGACGTTCTTCTCCGCCGCGGAAATCCTGGCCCGCTCGGGGATCGTCTCGTTCAAGCTGTACTTTCTCCTCGGTCTTCCGGGAGTGTCGCGGGAGGAAGAGGTGGGGGGGATCACGCGGTTTCTCGGGACCTTCCGGGAGCGCGTTCTGGCGGTGGCGCGCGGAGTCGGCCGGATGGGCGTCGTGACCTCGGTCCTCTCCCCCTTCGTGCCGAAGCCGTTCACGCCGCTGCAGTGGGCTCCGATGACGCCGGAGGAGGAGCTGAAGTCGCGCGAGGAGGGGGTGGGCGCCGCCGTCCGCGCGGTTCCCAACATGCGGGTCTCCGCTTCGCCCCCGTGGGACGCGGTCGCACAGGGGTACCTCGGGCTTTCGGACCGGCGGGTGGCGGCCGGCTTGCGGTCGGCGCGCCCCGGGAAGCTCCTGCGCTCCGCGCCCGGGTTGTCCGGGGCGCTGGCGTCGGTCGTCTTCCGGGAGAAAGGGGGCGGGGAGTTTCTCCCCTGGGAGGTGGTCGACGGGGGTCTGCGAAAGGACGCGCTTCGCGCCCGCTACGAAGCCTTCTTCCGGTAGCGGGTCGTCGTCACCCCGCGGAGATCCGCACCATCACGTTCCGGGTACGGGGGCCGTCGAAGTCACACAGGAAAATCGACTGCCACGTTCCGAGCACCAGCTGGCCTGCCTCGACGAACGCGACGACGCTCGATCCCACGAGGCTGGACTTGATGTGGGCGTGGGAATTCCCCTCGGTGTGGAGGTATGTCCCGTCCGAAGGGGCGGCCTGCTCGAGGCGGTTCAGGATGTCCCGCCGGACGTTCGGGTCGGCGTTCTCGTTGATGGTGACCGCCGCCGTCGTATGAGGGATGAACACCCGGCAGACGCCGCTTTTGACGCCGCTCTCCCGCACCACGAGGCGGACCTGCTGGGTGATGTCGACCAGCTGCTGCGCGCTTTCGGTTTTCACGGTGATCGTCTTGAACGCCATGTTCGTTTCTCCACTCCGGCCCGCGAGGTGCTTTCTTCTTATCACGGCATGCCCGGGAAGGGCAAGCGGAAGGGGAGGACACAGGGGGGCGCCGACGCCCGTTTCCCGGGGGCATCCCCCCCGGACCGTCGCTCCCCGTCCGTCCGCCGGTCCACACTTCCGGGACATGCTCCTTTATTCCGGGTGGCTTATGTTGTATACAGTATACAGATGTCGTTGAATCCGCCGTTGGCCGGGGTGCACACCGATCGGGTCATGTGACGCGAATGCCACGGGAGGGACGGGAGATGACCATCAGCAGACGGAACTTCCTGAAGGCCGCGGGGACAGCCGGCGGCGTCCTGCTCGCGGGGGGCGCGAACCCTGCCCGGGGCGCGGCTCCGCAGACCTCGGCGGGCGGCGTCGAGTTCAACGGCATGCTCATCGACACGACGAAGTGCATCGGCTGCCGCGCCTGCGAGGAGGCGTGCAACGAGGCGAACCATCT is from Deltaproteobacteria bacterium CG2_30_66_27 and encodes:
- a CDS encoding UDP-N-acetylmuramoylalanine--D-glutamate ligase, with protein sequence METFAGKHVIVAGAGRSGLLAACLLAGEGALVTLRDDRPRVDVEASLREPIPDGIAFLQGMPGKEEVRGSALLVVSPGVSRERLPLSELAAAGVPVWGELELGFRRFHGKVAAITGTNGKSTVTTLVGGMASRAFPRVFVGGNLGTPFVAAAGAPCDWGVVEVSSFQLESIGSFRPRVAALLNLTEDHRDRYAAKEAYFEAKMAVFRNQGPSDTAVVNADDPEVTARLGSIAARLLPFSVSRTLTEGAFLSGGEMVLRKPSGEERYPRRILKIPGLQNVENALAAIAVARSMGVPPSAVLAELERFPGLPHRVEFVRSVAGVSYYNDSKGTNVGAVLAALDGFPEPVVLIAGGKDKGVDFRPLRAPLGRKARAVVLLGEARERMAKELAGAAPIIVVGTLAEAVRAAAEAARKGDAVVFSPACSSFDMFRNFEERGEVFRKTVEELPG
- a CDS encoding cell division protein FtsA — translated: MDTKTNDQVIAGLDVGSSRVTTVLGRKTQDVVEILGMGECPTEGMRRGAVVNVDATVKSIRQSVTEAERMTGLTVESAFVGISGPLIKSFNSHAAISVKNEHEVTDADFTRVLEIARTVELPNDREILHVLTQEFIVDDMAGIRDPRGMTGIRLDARVHVVTNDVPGARNMARCVDKADLDVDSFVLSPLASAEAVLTPEEREVGVALMDFGSGTVEVVIFFNGSLRHTFVLPLGGSIITSDIAIGLKLPQSDAEILKVSSGCAMIQKVRRDELVELPGVGGRLPRPIRRQYLSEIIEPRAEEIFTLLRKEILRSGFEENLGAGVVLTGGGSKLDGLTDLGERVFNLPFRRGNPIGIGGLVEVVNGPAYATAVGLVQYGAKASERVYRSAEALSGDGVIDRVKRYLSEFF
- a CDS encoding UDP-N-acetylmuramate--L-alanine ligase, producing the protein MYRKGLPIHFVGIGGIGMSGIAELLLNLGYRVSGSDLRRSDTTERLERLGAVVRTGHSASNVPEGGHVVVVSSAVRPDNPEVLEAHRRKIPVIPRAEMLAELMRMKYGIAIAGTHGKTTTTSMIATVLATAGWDPTAVVGGKLNSLGSNAKLGLGEFLVAEADESDGSFLKLSPTVAVVTNIDPEHLDFYSGIGQIKETFLHFINKVPFYGFSVLCIDHPNVQELIPSVEKTFVTYGFSRSADYRAEDVVASGMANRFTVFARGERLGEVLLRAPGRHNVSNALAAAAVSLELGIPFEQVRAGLSAYAGVGRRFEVKGEIDGVTVVDDYGHHPAEVRATLAAAREVWHGRRIVVGFQPHRYSRTRALFREFLSAFQDADVLLVFDVYSAGEEPIEGATGEALCSAVREHGHREARYLGKSAGAGEAVRVLLRPGDIFLTMGAGDVWKLGESLLPR
- a CDS encoding cell division protein FtsZ, coding for MFTIVEENRCHAVIKVFGVGGGGGNAINTMIEEGLQGVEFIAANTDAQALSRSLAPLKLQLGARLTKGLGAGANPDIGRQAALEDRDLIRESLTGADMVFITAGLGGGTGTGGGPVVAEVAKEVGALTVAIVTRPFGFEGSTRKRQADGGTKEFRSLVDTIIVIPNEKLLLIAGKEMRFVEAFRKADDVLFQAVRGISELVTKPGYINLDFADVKTIMSGMGVALMGTGTASGQNRAVAAAEKAISSPLLEDVSIRGARGVLINITAGTSLSLSEVNDAASLVREEASDEANIIFGTVIDETLGDELKVTVVATGFDLGVTDGAWRNPRRGIKLVSRPDDLETPTFLRAGSPKTFDERLEDLPLIDKEAEIESLDEFEIPTFLRRRVE
- a CDS encoding putative lipid II flippase FtsW encodes the protein MILGKRHENLILALCALSLTVLGMIMIYSATNVMAGSSARYGFDPAYFFKRQVLFLAIGIALAMGLSRLDHDFYRRWIGWIVGAAFLLLLMVYVPGVRHTANGASRWINLRLFTFQPSEFAKFALLAFAAWAIDRNGGKPRQGYRSFLPMLAVMGMFVAVILKEPDFGMAVVIIASFLVVVFIAGFPWKLLAAFAGAGVVGAVLLILAKPYRVARIQAFLDPISQARTAGYQVVQSLIAFSNGGLLGTGVGGGKQKLFYLPEMHTDYIFSVIGEELGFVGVTLVGACFVTLVWVGYRIARRARDPFGMYLAIGVSSVIGIQALMNMMVGLSMLPPKGMVLPFLSYGGSSLILHLAAIGVLMNISLKGADGIATADDRSRGRDRWARLSGDRPC
- a CDS encoding UDP-N-acetylenolpyruvoylglucosamine reductase, whose product is MRNIEVALQVKLREYTTIGIGGPADRLVFPRSAAQVREVVVAEGRSGRPVHVLGAGSNLLVADGGVSATVLCMKKHLSKVVFLSDGSVVAEAGVMLPRLAVLCALSGRSGMETLSGIPGTVGGALSMNAGAYGQSIGERTEWVEVVDAEGEIHRVEARAIRFGYRETKFPAQGIVVRAGFRFGPGTRETVFERMRQINEKRRASQPWGEKTFGSAFRNPPGAGESAGELLERAGMKGEGEGDACFSPKHANFLVNRGRATSAEVRRLLSRAQSAVRMSCGVLLLPEVKMWGDFDV